The segment tcggttcttattggtagggaaccttttcttgatgaacctctttggattagacaccatcattgcataatcttcagaagtaagatcatagtcttctaggttcagatcttcatcttctaccacatttttgcttttagacaggagggccaaggaccccaaacttgaaacaacattcttctcttgcatgacaatcttttcttgagatttcaagattcccaccagctttgccagcgaataagatttgaattgctcatgagctttgactGTGGACACGAcagctctccactcggatcttaggccattcaaaaaggtaaccttctgttcaatcagcttcctttctatatcatgtttgatcatcttgctaagaagatgattgaagcgatcaaacgtctgagtaacaATTTCATCGgtattctgcttaaattcaccgaACTCAGATAAAAGCAACGTCTGAATGGAatgttccaaatcttcatctgtggaataaagctctcgcaacctatcccagatttctttagcggtactgcaggaactcactaaCCTGAATGTATCatattgaagagcgaatcggaatagtctcaatgctttgatattgcactgaaacttttcatTTTCGTCTTGAACgacgtcttttacatcttttaacagatcattatattctttctgagttttgatgatctttgatgttcctgagtgagcgaatggtccagatatgattgcttcccaaataagatatccattatcttcagatccgatgacataatcttcaaaatgatgcgcccagacttcataatcttgggtgtaaagaataggaatcttcgtcgttgaacTAAtgatgtttgagatgttgataggattagattgagactcgtccatgcttgatcgtttaacctgtttgaaagatcagacttgtaatacgtaatattagggcaaaacaaataaatgctgagttacgtcaattatggaatgacggctcaataaatatcagttaatgcggaataaccctaatcgtaaactctttcacagaaaagatgtgtatcgattacacaacctcctgctctgataccaattgatgagttataaaaactcttttgatcgattagatctttgtaacaggtaaataaagaatataaaaagcagtgaaataaaacacaagtatggatcacaatgagtcgaatgattcaattactCAATcttcagcagagctcgactaagaacttccgctgtagaggattctagggttacaaaacaagaacgatgaatatgcttGAAAATACTTATCTAATCGTCTCTAAtcattacgttctaggatgcatgcaaacatctatttataataaaccttacaaaactcacggatggacaggcccataccggagataaacattggactagctaacgaacCCAATAGACGCAACAAAATACTGGACCTAacaaaattttatatattataaactatactataaatatatgttctgtattatttttatatattaatatatgttgGGGGCGGGTCTAGGGTCGGGGATTAAGGGTCTCCACATCCCCATCCTCATCTCCACTAATTATCATTATAAGAGATTCAATTTTTTGATCATTAAGGAGCACAATAGGATTAATCAGTTCTATTTCTCGATGGGGGCAAATAAAATTGAGGCTTTAGAGACGGTATTTCTTTCTATAAACATACTTGACACAAAGACTAGATTCCTTTAAGGGGTTGTTGTGTAAAACGTGAATAACGCCTGCCGAGCCGTATGAGGTAGGAAACTCTAAAGTACGGTTCTAAGGGAATGAATTAACCCACCCCGATGGTCAATCTGGGATTCCCCGGTCAAAAACGGGTGCGGGTTTAGGTTCCCAACCCATTGTGTGTGGGGTTTTTGCGATCCCTACCTTCAGCCTTCTCTTTCGTTGGACTCCTTCATCCTTCTCCACTGCTCCCTTTCTTCAACTTAGCCGGACCACCTAAATATCGGCGCCGCCGTCACACCAAACAATCGTCGCCGCTGCTACCTTGTCGAACCATCTCCTCAATACAGGTGTTTTTTCCAGTTCTGTAATCTACTAAAATCTGAGTGCTACGGTTCCATTGTTGCCTAAATGTTGGCTTTTCTTGTTGAAATCAGAAATTATTGCTAAAATCATATATTGAATCTCGAATCTTGGTTTGAAACGGTTTAAATGTTTAGTTTGAATATAATCGACGACTGCATCAGGTATTCTGAATATTCCTATTACCTATAAGGAATTTCCATAACAGAGTATGCATATTGGTTCTATAACGATGGCATCCAATTCTGTTTCTTTTCGGACAATTCTGATTGTAATTTAGTCCACCTCTTCTTCTGCAGATGAGATCCACAGACTGCAAATGGCACTATTTAGCAACTCTGCAAACTCAAACAAACACCTTTATCATCTCTTTCACCTACAACACTCTCGCACATTTGTTGACGCTAGAGTTAAATGGGTAAGAGATACATACCTTGATCTTGCAGTTGAAAAAGAGAAAAACCTTCAACAAATCATCTCCCTCAAAAACCTAATCCTCTCTCAACCCTCTAAAACCATACCCCTTTCATCTATATCTCTTCACAAAACACTTTTCAAACTCCCAACCACAGCCATAAATTTCTTCCAAAAATACCCCTCTATTTTCCAAATCTTCCAATCCTCCAAACCATTCCCCCTTCCTCAAGtcaaactcacctcacaagctgtAACCATTCACAATGAAGAATCCAAGATCTTGAACTCTTCTCATTACAAGAAAGATGTAGCTGAAAGATTAGCAAAACTTTTAATGCTCACAAGAGCTAAAAAGCTTCCTTTAGATATTATCGATTTGTTAAGATTCGATCTTGGGTTACCTCATGATTTTATCCTGACTTTACTTCCTGAATTCCCTGAATACTTTCAGATTTGTAACATGGGTGATAAAAAttcaaagggaagtgaaatgtTTGGTGTAGAATTGGTTTCTTGGAGAGAGAATCTTGCAATGTCAGTGTTGGAGAAGAAAGTAATGGAGGAAAACGGTGGGATAATTCCCAGAATGCCCATTAAGTTTTCGATAAATTTACCAAAAGGGTATGATTTGGAAAAGAAAGTAAGGATATGGGTGCATGAATGGCAGAATTTGCCTTACATATCACCATATGAAGATGCATTCTTTTTGTCACCCAACAGTGATCAAGCAGAGAAGTGGACAGTGGCTGTGTTACATGAATTGATGAATCTTTTTATATCAAAGAAAACAGAGAAAGAAAATTTATTGGTTTTAGGTGATTATTTGGGCTTTGGGATAAGGTTTAAAAAGGCATTAGTGCATCATCCAGGGATCTTTTATGTTTCAAATAAGATCAGGACACAAACTGTGGTATTAAGGGAAGCTTATAAGAAGGATCTTTTGGTTGAGAGGCATTTGTTAATGGGCATGAGATATCGATACCTTCATCTTATGAATCAAATGGTGAAATCAGATAGAAGATATAGAATTCGAGTTAATATGGGAAACTACAAAATGCAATGAATATGCAATTGTAAATAGGATATATTTACAACTGATCAAATGTTTATGCTCAAGAAATCGATTCATGTAGATGCATCAGAATCTCCATGGTAGTAATCATCAACCAAAAAGCATTGTTTATGTTAAGTTTAGGCTTTTTGAAGTTGCTTCAACACCTTTCAATTTAGGGTTCAATGAAAGGGTTGAGTAAAAAGATGACGGGGGATGGAGGAGACAAGGGCGAAACTGTCATCTTACTACTTAACTTAGAAGAAGACCCAAAGATAGAAAGTTACAAAGCGTGCTGAATTTGTCTAGAGCTACAATTATGTTAGGTTtcttcttttgtatctttggattGAATGTACAAATATTGTTTATGCTACTTTAGCTCTAGAATGTCATATTGTTAATGAAGTTAGAGATCTGAAATTGAAACTACTCAATCGAGCCTTTTGAAATGAGATATCGTTCCCTTGCGTCTTCTTACTCAAAATAACTTAGATAGATAGATCCTTATGGGTCATATTGCCTATGcatttcttgaaaattcataataaaaagtAGAGCTttaagaattttgaaattaaatgcaaattttctAAACTTTGAAAAAGGTGAAACTTTGTCATTTCCCACTTATACACCTTTTTTTTAAACAGCAAATCTAATATATTCCTAAACTACACTTTAAATCCACTTATGTCCACAACGAGACTTAGACCCTTAATCTCAAGGAGGAAAGGCAACACCGGTCACCGGATACCAttgggctagaagccctttggtaCCCAATGTAGTTAAACATTTTTATTTCATATAAAGTAATGTTCGGGACGTATAAGGGTGTCAAAAACCCGACCACAGGGTTGTTCCCAAACAGGTGTAAATTTTAAAGTTTTTGGGTTCCAAGGAGAAGGATTtgcaaaataatttttaaaaaaaaatgtaaattattAAGCCTTTTGTTGATTTTATGGTGGTGGATGAGGTGAATTCACAAATTGGGTGTCCCTAGCTGCTCAAAACTCTGTTTTCATACCTTGGTTTGACACATGGAAATAATAGGTGCAAGATTGAAGCTTGGAAAGGTATGATTAATAAGCTACTTCATAATTGTCATGTCGGAAGGCAATGGATATATTTATACGTGGTTGTTCGTGATTTTAGTATCATCATATCAATTTATGTAATTAGAACTAACACGTGAGTTAAGGGGCTTTacaatttgtactctaatatatgtattGGTTTGTGCGGAGTGCATGCATGCGTAAGATTGAATTAGAAGCCAGTTCGACTTGTTGGTCTGGGGCAGTGCCTCTTTGGCGGGGTCTAAGGGCAGCTCACCtagtggggtccaaggggcagacccCTGGCTTGCTTCGAATTCTTGaaggtgattatggtaaaactaacgaaactcgttagttttcaaaaccctaaatcctcattaaaatctGGATTACCCTGACTTGTTTCCAAAGCAACCCATGACGGTCAACCCTAAGAGGCAAACCATAATCTCATTTATTATATAAACGGCTATTCTCTTTGAGAAGAGGAACACGGAAATCATTAGATCTCttttttttcaaacaaataaAGAATTCTTCTAGCAATTTGGCTTATGATTTATGTGCATAGAATCGTAAGTGTCATCTTAGATTATCATAAgttgaatttcttgtaacccagaAATAGAGGAGAAATAAGTTTAGAAAATATTTATACGATCCAAGTGGTATCCAGATGTCCAAGGTAAACCCTATAATTCCAACAGTTGTCTTACTTTGATTAAGTCCCTTCTGAATTATTTTATGTCTTTGTTTAAGGTCCATGTCCTAGAGTCCATAATGAATTTTTTTGGAATATTTTTTTTCCTAGGTGGTGATTTCGAGGAAAATAAGAGGATTTGGATTAGTTGGAAAAGTTATCGAACAAAGGCAAGATGGTGAGCTTGGTGTTGATAGCTTGTTCACACGAAACCAAACACTTTTTGGTTAGAGTGGTCAAGGCGATTCACGAAGAGCATGGCATAATCGACCTTCCTTTGCCAaagaaaaacattataaaacacTCATTGGTTGAATATTCTTTAACGCTTCCTATCATATGTGTGTGACAATGGTAGTAATATTTGTTtctatttttaagaaaaaagcTATAGATGGTTCTTTATCTTCCTTTTGGGATGATGTTTAGTTGGGGAATTCACCTTTAAAAGTCCATTTTTTAAGTGTATGCATGTATTCAATGGGCCGCCCTTGAGTTATTGTAGTCCGTTTGCTTTAGAGTTTAGCTGGATCCTTGGTTTTGATCTTTGTTGGGCCTGGTCGGTTTTTCTATTGCTTAAGTTAGAAATTTTATCGACTAGCACACCTTGGTTATTGACTCTTCTCCAACCCGGTGGAATACCTTAATTCCAACTAGAAAGGTTACCTCTGCTACACGGGGGGCAAGAAGCTTTCAATGTTGTTTCTgaatcgataaatatgacagacgTAGAAAGTGCAAGGATAAAAAGCTTGGGCTTTGCCCCGGACCGTTTTTTCATGTGTTTATGAAAAGATGCaaaagttttgactgcaaggaccagaagtatcaaaatggctaaagaattaaaggggtatgaattagcaagtttttagaaaatggatcaaagttctcaaaccgttaaagttttgtggccaaactttaaatattaaaagattcctaaaaagtgtaaaaatattgattgcaatgaccaaaagtgtcaaaatgggtCAAGAATGAGGAGCAAAGTTGCCAAAAAACATCCAAATTTACTATTCCTAACTTTGAAGCCCAACAATAATACAGGGACCAATTCTGCCAAAAAATAACAAGTAATCCATGTGTGTGGGTTGCATTTGAATAAGCTTTCTACTAGAGATATTTGCTTAGAAGAGGCATACATATACCCTCCATGCTTTGTCCAGCTTGTGATGTGGGGGTTGACTCTTCCGATcacttacttttttttttcttattctaTGGTTGCTTTGATTTTGGCCCAAGTTGGTTGGGAGATGGTGGGGATTGAATTATCCGATTTTTGCTTCTTTTGGTGATCGGTTGGTTTGGTTTAAGGTTTCGTTTAAAGGTTCTTGTTAAGGCTTATCTGAAAGCTATATGTTTCATAGTTTAGTGGAGTCTTTTGTTCATTCAAAAGACATTTTTTTGGTTAGGTTATGTTTGGGACATGGAAAAGAACATGAAAAAAACAAGTTGCATTGCATTTGATATTCATTACATTTGGTTGAAGAGCAAGATTCATGTTTAATTAGACAAGAATCATAATTCTTGTTCCACTAAAAAGATGGGAGGTAAGCTCGCTCTTGATAACTTGTTTGTACAAAAGATGTGAATGTATCTCATGCTGATAATGAAAAATAACTTTAGAAAGTTTCATCAGTCTCATCTCGTCCAGTTCGGGCTATTAGTATTCTACGTAATAGATGCAACTTTATTGTATGCTTCAGAAAATATTCACCAATGTTTCCATTTTTGAAATTTCTTATAGACAATATTGGTacttaaaatatgaattttgtcaTAGCTATTTGACAAGTCAAAAGACAATATTGGTACACTAAAACATGAATTCTGTCATAGGTATTTGATAACTCATCCAACATAAATTTTGAGACACAAAATTGTTATAAGTTATCACCTATTTGGATGTGAGTACTAGAGTAACGTATGCCAGTAAATAGAGGAATAAGTGGTCATGTAGTCGTTATCTAATTGATAAGAAGTTAAAATTGAAACATTGTAACATGAAATAGAGGACAAAGAAAAGGAAACTTCGAAGAAAGTCCTTTGTGTACAACATCTCACCTAATCCAAGTACCATAAATTTAACTCATAAAAGGTGTCGGTTATTAAACTCATACCTTATATGTTTAGTCAATCAAAAAAGGGATACCACATTTATACATAAAGACATCATTAACTACTTTTTTAAAAATCAATCTGTGTCATTATGAATCTTTTCTACGAAACTAACGGTGAATATGATGGTAACTTTATCCTATATTATCTTTAGTTTATTTTAACTTTTTTGTATCAAAAATGATAAAGATAATTACAATATTTGGTGCAAATAGCAATTCTTTCCTACCAATTGCATGGGTTTTCGTAGTAAACAATATGGCTTACTATTAGGGGTTTTCAAAATATAGGAAATCGAAAAATCGAACCTAAAAACCGACAAGTTGTATCGATTTGTACGGTAAATGAATCGTGTTTGCGGGTTTTTTTTTTCGGTTTGGTTACCTCTAAAATTTTTGGCTTCTCGGTTCAGTTACGGTTCATGCTTTTTACATTGGATGGTTaaccaaaaaatcaaaaaaattattcATTAATTTAGGAAGAATAAaagtaatttaaaattattattagttatagaatacaattttcatttaACAATCATTATCGGTTAACATTGACATTTTTAGTAtatagttgtcattttatagtttATTATTGACGAAATTGCAAATTTGGTCATTATGGTTTGTCAAATATTGGAACTTTGGCCCAAAATATATGGAGTTGCACCACCAGTccaaaaaatttattttgttgcgagtttagtccaacaattttaaaaaatttataatgACATATTTTCCTTTTCCCatttgttttaattattttacCATTTctctaattaaaaagaaaaaaataaacacCTCACCCCTACCCCACCTACTCACCCTTTATCAAACATGTTATACCATATTCCACTTAATTTCTTCATATCACTAGCAAACGATCGCCAGAGCAAGTCGTCGGAAATATGGGAACACCCCTTGAGCAGTCACCCTCGTCAGAGATTTGGAACACCACTTGAACAGTCACCACCACTAGAGTTTTGCAACATCAGTTTTCGTCTTGCTCCTTCTTTACCAACGAACAAATATCTCTAGCGATGAACAAATCTAAACAAAGAAAGGCGGAAAATAGATCTGAACCGAGAACTCCGAGCTAGGTTTCACAAACCCTGATCGGTGAAAGTAAGAGCGAGATCCGACGATTGGATGGTTGTAGATTCCGTGAAAGTGCGAGACAATGGCGATGTTGGTTGGTTGCAGATCCAACGACATTGCAAACCTATACTGGAGGTGGAGAGACGTGATTCAGATATACGACAATGAATAAGGTGGTTTGGATGATCAGGTGAAGCTTGGAGGAGCATGGTCGGATCTGGAATAAGATCGGTGAAGGCCTAGTGATGGCGAAGATATGGAGTTGTTCGTGGTGAGCCGTCTGGAGCTTCCGGCGACTGAGGTGATTGAGGCTTCTAGTTGACTAAAGGAGTAAGAAGCACCACCACCTCTCTCTAACGGTGGTGGCCCGATTCTCCAGACCTGAACTCCGGTGAACAGAAAGAGGGAAGAAAGATAGTCTAGGAAGAGGTGGTTTTCGGAGATGGTGGCGATTTCCGGCAATGGTGGGGGTTTccggcagtggtggtggtggtttccaGTAGTGGTGGTTTTCGGTgaaactatatatatacatacatatatatatatatatatatatatatatatatatatatatatatatacacacacactaggcgaatgcccgcgtgttgcgcagaaacacctatatagttgaagtctttacacaTATATGCTTTTTTCAAATATAACAATAgtttttaaatttgatataataatttttatagtaaattgatataatatattcattattttgaattatatgataatatatacatctattataacttcataatctcaatcgtttgaatgacttctacccgcgagttacacatgaataaaattaaatataatatatgatataatgttatttatagttgttattattaattagttttttaaaatttatttgcttaatgttttaatttctaacattataattatttaaacatcaaacattaatttttatttttaaaggtaacaatataatcattcaTTATAGAGTTATTttaaactattgttattgtaagttattttaagctacttatttaaaaacttttaacgattataaaaatagctttgggaaatattttagttaaatcgaGATTACATTTtagttttttgcatttatcactacaatttatcaattttaactatttacaaaatatatattatttggtttttaaagggaactgaaatttatatttaagttgacattgtaatgttaaatttaagttaacaatttaattattttgtcaaaactgttcaaaagttgtagctttaaactgacaatgatttacatataacaacatattaaatctaataaattaaatataatatttttgaagttaaacacataactttataagtagaagtaaatatattattttaaaattgaaatttagtttatttatgattatactttaggtttgatatttgtttaaccttattaactaacttataatcattattataaagacgctacaatttatcacttttaactatttataaaatattatttgggttgtttgagttaaactaaaatttatatttaagttgaccctgtaatgttatgtttaaattaataatttaagtattttatacaaatttttccaaaattgtatctttaaaatgataatagtttatatctaacaatatattaaaactaataaattaattataatatgttaaaagttagaaaaataactttataagtagaagtaaagatattattttaatattgaaatttagtttatatatgattacactttaggtttgatatttatttaacctaattaaccaaattataattattattagaaagaaattgaaaagtcatggaagtttcaaatgaatgtggtaaaaggaaaaataaatgggagtttcaaatgaatgtggtgaaaggaaaaatgcttcctttataagtatataatgatatatatatatatatatatatatatatatatatatatatatatatatatatatatatatatatattgtgacatccccaatttcacgaccagaaaagaccgatttgtttatgttttatttaaaatcagagtatcctttttaagaataatattgcggaatttgttccaaaaaaatatgataagtatattatcaaagcatttccgaagaaatgtattttcattatattaaaaacgttgggatgtcatcgttaatacaatgtataagcataaacagaaatagGACAGGCCTTACAAACATCTATTATTTTAATAGCCTATAATCCATGGATCTCTCGTCCGATCATCACATCTGTGCTCTtatgccactacctgtaatacaagaaactgagtgggtcatgcttgggagtctggtgagcacatatggttttcaacccacaacaattaagttctttaatttcatcaaatcattcaacccaattacccgttctcgttatcctcactttctgtTCCCAAGACATCTAatttaagggacctatcctaaggatcatcatcgggaagAGAAGgagattcctcaacaatatatgtcagtaaggcaaccatgagggggatggagtacacctggtgaacaagTAGTTCAAAAACACATACATGTTGTGAGTCTgtcagcgttccactggactgtctagaatagtctgtggtcgtcatctatactccgctagatgactggat is part of the Lactuca sativa cultivar Salinas chromosome 7, Lsat_Salinas_v11, whole genome shotgun sequence genome and harbors:
- the LOC128127042 gene encoding uncharacterized protein LOC128127042 — translated: MDESQSNPINISNIISSTTKIPILYTQDYEVWAHHFEDYVIGSEDNGYLIWEAIISGPFAHSGTSKIIKTQKEYNDLLKDVKDVVQDENEKFQCNIKALRLFRFALQYDTFRLVSSCSTAKEIWDRLRELYSTDEDLEHSIQTLLLSEFGEFKQNTDEIVTQTFDRFNHLLSKMIKHDIERKLIEQKVTFLNGLRSEWRAVVSTVKAHEQFKSYSLAKLVGILKSQEKIVMQEKNVVSSLGSLALLSKSKNVVEDEDLNLEDYDLTSEDYAMMVSNPKRFIKKRFPTNKNRNWQGSYSSEKVKEEPKTEEPKKEVKAEGDSGVNCYDCGGKNHYAKDCVLKKMAEKDEEKDEEAMLMKKLEEIKRKKAATNPSMNALIVQGSAEDDEFGGVQVWSADSEDDEVRKPSHGKAYVARGDESSGKCLMVTDVSHMRGYNTDGGNEDTKEREDLCFTAKPLSVQINELDELIKKGVIQE
- the LOC111913639 gene encoding protein WHAT'S THIS FACTOR 9, mitochondrial; amino-acid sequence: MALFSNSANSNKHLYHLFHLQHSRTFVDARVKWVRDTYLDLAVEKEKNLQQIISLKNLILSQPSKTIPLSSISLHKTLFKLPTTAINFFQKYPSIFQIFQSSKPFPLPQVKLTSQAVTIHNEESKILNSSHYKKDVAERLAKLLMLTRAKKLPLDIIDLLRFDLGLPHDFILTLLPEFPEYFQICNMGDKNSKGSEMFGVELVSWRENLAMSVLEKKVMEENGGIIPRMPIKFSINLPKGYDLEKKVRIWVHEWQNLPYISPYEDAFFLSPNSDQAEKWTVAVLHELMNLFISKKTEKENLLVLGDYLGFGIRFKKALVHHPGIFYVSNKIRTQTVVLREAYKKDLLVERHLLMGMRYRYLHLMNQMVKSDRRYRIRVNMGNYKMQ